A region of the Legionella sp. PATHC035 genome:
TTTCACATAAGATAAAATCTCCGTGACGACAGGGAAGGCATTGACCACAACGCGCTCCCGCCCAACCTACGCCAACACGTTGACCCGCTCGCCATTGGGTAACATTAGGTCCGATCTCATCAATTACACCTGCGATTTCATGACCAGGAATTCTTGGGAATTGAAGATTAGGCCATAAATTTTCCTTCACAAATACATCGGAATGACAGACTCCGCATGCCTCAACCTTGATACGAACTTGATTTGTTGCAGGCATCATTATGTCTCGTTCAACAGCTTCCCATTCACCGGATTTATTCACCTGTACGCCGTTCATCTTGTTCATTGTTCATTTCCTTATGTCATCAATAACTGACCGAATTAATTGATTGATTAAAAAATCCCTATACTCAAGTGTAGACAATCCTCACAAAATTTCATGAATCATTTGGATTATCAAAAAGGATATTCCCTAATGTTGTCGGGGTGTTTTGTGCTGCAAGAACGATTATAATCGCTTGAAAAGCGTTTGAATTTTGTACTGCATCCCATTTAATTTAAAAAGGAATCTTATGAATACTCTGGATTGGTTAAAAAAACTGATTGCATTGGATACCACTTCTCGCAATTCCAATTTATCGCTAATAGAAACCCTGGCCAATGCCTTGAATGATCATCAGATTAATCCTATTTTAATTCATGATGACAAAGGAGTTAAAGCCAATTTACTTGCATCGATCCCAAGTCGCTATGGTCGACTCGATGGAGGACTTATTTTATCTGGACATACAGATACGGTTCCTGTTGATGGGCAAACGTGGGATAGCGATCCCTTTCAGGCAACGGTAAAAGACGAAAAAGTCTTCGGCCGCGGGGCTTGTGATATGAAAGGTTTTATTGCAGTAGTCATGAATCTCATCCCGCAATTTAAAACACTCAATCTTGATTTCCCAATACACTTTGCTTTTTCTTATGATGAAGAAATTGGTTGCCTTGGTGCACCAAGCCTTATTGAGAGAATGACACAGCTCAATTATAAACCGCAAGCCTGTATTGTAGGTGAACCCACTTCGATGAAACCGGTAATCGGGCATAAGGGAATACAATGCTATCGTTGTCACATTCATGGTGTAGCAGCTCATTCATCTTTGACACCTCAGGGTTGTAATGCCATAGAACATGCTGCATCATTAATTACATATCTACGCACTATCGCGCATCACCTTAAATCTCAAGGACATCGTGATGGAGCTTATGATGTACCGTATACAACGATATCTACAAATCTCATTCAGGGTGGAAATGCGTACAATACGATACCTAGCTTGTGTGAGTTTATTTTTGAAATTAGAAACTTGGTAGCAGATAATCCCGATGAACTTCATCAACAAATTGTTGAATATATAGAAACTCAGCTGCTACCCACACTTCGTAAGGAACAATTGAACACCAACATTACTTTAGAAAGGCTTGCGAATGCTCCTGGGTTAGATACTCCCCCATCAGAACCAATTGTTCGCGCCGCTCAATTAATTTGTGACAATGAACAGCTGCTTAAAGTGGCTTATGCTACCGAAGCAGGATTATTTCAAAATGCGAAAATACCGACGATTGTTTGTGGTCCAGGGAGCATTGAACATGCTCATCGTGCCAATGAATTTGTTTCACTGGAACAATTGCATCGTTGCGAACAATTCATTGTAAAATTTCTACACTCACCATTCCTTAATTCAGTTAATTAGGTTCAAAAATTACCAGGAGAAAAGAGTATGATTATCCTATATATTCCATTCTGTGAAGAAAATGACTTGATAGAAAAGGCAATTTATTGGCAAGAAGTGCTCGACACCCAAAATATACTCATCATACAACATGGTAAAAAAATTAATTATCAATCCATGATGCAAGAGCCCCTTACAATCTATGTGCTGGCGCACGGTATTGATTATTTGCTAGAGCAGTTTCATCTGGCAAGTACTTTTCCTTATACCGATCGGACTACACTTCTTGGCATTGATAAAATCGCTGAGCGCTTTAACTCTGATTTTCTTTATCTGCACCATAAGATAAAAAGCATCAAACTTTATTTTTGCAATAATAAGGGCAATCAGAAATCCATAGCAGAGAAATTTCATCAGAATTTAATCTTGTTTCATGCATGCATTGATTATTATGCAGGAACCCTTTTTAGCCCTTCAACAGATAGAAAAAAATATTCCTGTCATAATGGCCAACGGCTCCCCGCTTCCAAAGTACGCCAAACACTATTTCTAAGTAGAGATGAAGATTCGCACGAGAGAATAAATGTCAAACAGCAAAGCAAAGCCAATTTCATTGATGACACAAAACATAAACACTTTGAGTTGATGATTCAAAAACAAAAAAAAATACGTCAGGAGTTATATATAAATCAAAGAAATATGCGTACTGTAGACTATGAAAAGACAGAAGCTGATGAGTTATGCAGAGCTTCGAGTTCTTTGAGATAAGGTACAGGAGGAGCATAACGACGATTTATAGGCATCGCAATACAACCTGCTTTAAAACAACCGAGATAAATAGAGATGATTTCAACACTATTAGGCAGCATAAACACAATACGTTCGCCCTCAAGTCCCGTCTCAGTTAAAAAATGAGCAAAACCATTTGCAATGTTTTCCAACTCGTCACAGGAAACACTTTTATTTGCCAATACGAGAGTGGGATTTTGCACACCATTAAACCTATTTGAATAAATTAAGTTTTTAGTGATCATAAAGATACCCACTATGCTTCAAGCAATTATTGTTATACTATAGGATAAATTTATTTACTCTATGTGTGAATTTACAACAGAGTGAATCTAGAAAACTTAATAAAAACTTCTTTACAATGCCTCATTGTAGAATTCAGTTATAGGGTTCATTATGCCTACCATTCGATTCAGAGAAACCCCACTAATCCGTGAAATTTTAACCATTTACAAAGACTTGCGAACGAAAGTCATGGAAAACATTCAAAGTAGCATTATTGAAGTTCCTGTAGAACAGCAAGGTTGGGGATACACATTTGGTCTGACCTATAAAGAAGGAGTTATCGAGGGATTGGAATATCCTCAGCCTGGTGGGTTATCAAACATAGCCAGGAAAATACAAGAGCAAAATCATTCAAAAAAAACTAAAAATAACTGTGATTTTTTCAACTTTGTTTACAATACGTGTTATCAGTACATTGCGGATAATCAAAACCGTTATTTTGGTCGCGCCAATTTAAATGATATTTCACATGGCAAAGTTATAGCCATGATTTTACTGGCCCACCTTTGCCGTCAAGCGTTGGAAAGACCCCTTGAAGAACAAGAACGGTACAAAGATAGAGTTCAGCGTTTTACTGTTGAATTACTGAAACATAAAGACATTCAAAGTACAAATAGCCAGGATGACAAACTGCTTTCGTGTAAGTCGGCTCTTGAGCGCATATTTTCTGCATCACAACAAGACGACTCTTCAGATCAAGAAAATAAAATTGATGCATATTATCAGCATATTGAAGAAGCAACCCAAAAAATAAATGAATTGCTTGTAGGCGTTGATAACTACTTGCTGCCCTTGTTTAGTGGCCAAAATCAAATTGATGTGATGCATTTGCAGGCTCTGTATGAAAGAGAAAATCAAACTACTCTTACTGCTATAGAAAAAAGAGTAATGCATGACCCATTTATCGCGGAACTATTTGGCCAACCTACGGCAGCTTTGCATAATGACAACTTTCTAACACTTTATAAAGGACTGGATTATCAATTCCCTAAAGATGGTAATTTTTTATGGGAACAGTTTGGGGAAGAACAACAAAAAAACTTGATTAATTTATTAAAATTACGAGATAAATTACACGTATTGCAAAATGAGCTTAAAAAACTGCATCATTTTGCCAGTGGCAACAAAATCAGTTATTTCAATGATTTTATTAAGTTGTCTGAACCTTACTTAAAGGATATTCATCATGTCAAAAGTGAGTTAAATGTTCGTTTAGAAAAATTCGAAGCAGATTGCGGTAGCGTTTATCGAAAACGAAGTAAATCCCAAAGCGCAACACGAAACTTATGGGAACCTTTTTACTTAAATAAACTTCCATTAGTTGGAGTACGAAATCATTTTATCACTACATCCCAACAAATTAGCGCAGCATTTGCCAACATTCCATTTGATTGCTTTGATGCACTAAAAGAATTCAGTAAGGAAGCTAATGAGATTTTAAAACGAGGGTATGCGCTATTTGGCAACGAGTTTGAGGTGGTAGATAGTGATTTTCAATCGGATATATCAAGGGCACAAGCAAAAGAATTAAGTCGACAAGCTGAGCTTATTTTAGTAAAACAAAAAAATATCTTGGCAGAATATGATGAACTTCTTCTGCAAGCACGACTGTCTTCTGATGAAACCACAAAAAAACTGGTCGAAATTCTTGAACGTCGTCGAGCTATTATTGCGCAAATTATCGAAGCCATTGAATCACAATCCACTGATATTGCTGAAGAAGAAGGTTTTGTTCTTGTTGAAAGCAATAGCCATGAAACTAAAATACTGGAAGAAGAACAAACTACTGGTTTTTTACAAATTATCAGAAACTATTTATCTCGCCCCTCAGTGAGCTCGCTTGAATACAATGCATTACGAGAACAGCTGGAAAAGCAAGGCATTGAATTAAGCGAAGCCCGAAAAAGAAATGAGAGTGTCCAACAAGACAATCAAAGAAAAGATGAGTTGATTGTACAACAAGGCCTAGAAATTAAAGCATTGGGTGCCGAAATTGAAAAAAGAGAGGGACAATTAAAGCTGCTCGCAGGTATTGCAAATATCCCCAGGCTTGATGCGCATAATTCGCAATTACTCATTAAGCGCATTACCAACAACCAAACTGCGCAAGTAAACGAATTATTAACTTTAGTAAAAAACATGGAGGCCATCATCCAACAAGGAAGAAATTATGAAATAGCTTATGAGTCAAAAGCAAGCCAGTACGATAACTCACTCTTTTTTAGTCATAATAATAATGGTAAAAATCATGCACGCAAGGTGATGAATGAGTGGATAAATCATCTGTACGCCATTACGAATCAAGTCATTACCGAAGCATTAGAAAATAAAGATCCTATGAATGCAGAGAAAATGATTGGGATCAGGAAATTTCTCTCAGACACCATAGTCGCTTCAATGAATGATTTAATCACTACTGAAAATTACAGCAGTTATAAGCAACATTCGTTTCGAAATTATCTTCGTTATTTTCATCAACAGCTAATTGTTGATGGACAATTAAAAGAGACATTAGAGGATGAACCAGCGCTAATAAAAGACGTTGATGCAATTTTTGCAACAGTGAATAATTCGTTCAATAAAGAGGAATTAGAAGAATTCGAAATGGCACTACAGAATCAAGGTGAATCCTTCTGTCTCTAAGTCGATTTTTTTTGATAGGCCGTATAGGGATCGAACCTATGACCAAGAGATTAAGAGTCTCCTGCTCTACCAGCTGAGCTAACGGCCCGTTTTAAAAGGAATTGTAATTAGATCCACAATATATTGATTACACATAAAAATAGTAGCTGATAAAGATAAATTTTGCCATATGACAATTAATTATCATAAAAGTTGATGCAGAGGTTATTTTAAGTTTTTGAGTCTCATTCTATTCAATAACAAATAGTTTAACCCGGATATGGCAAAGCATTACCATTCCGGGATTTTTTTAAGTAGGAGACTCTACAGGATAAAGTTTTGCACTGCCATAATTCTCCCGATACGTCAGAAACAGGAAACCAATAACCCCCATTGCCAGGGTAACAGGAATAACGCCTACTCCGTAAACAAAGGCATTTGCTTCACGAATACCGCCATTTGCATTGATGACAAAACCAATCACTGAATGAAAGGCATAGCCAAAAATCATGATGATCATATTCGCAATCGCCGTAGTCAAACCTGCAAGGTGCTCTGGCACAAAAGTTGAGACTTTATAAATCGCCAAGATTTGATAAGCGCAACACATTCCAACCAATATAAAGGATATCGTAATACTGGATACGGTTAACATTCCAGCAATAAGTAAGCTAAAGACCACGAACATGGTTATGCCTGCGGCAATAATCGTTCCGAGGTAATACCCTGTTTTTTCCGCGATTAAACTTAAAATCGGCGAGCCAAAACACATTCCTATGAAAATCATTGAAGGCAAATAATTTGCTGTCGATGTATTCAAACCGTAGACCTGTTTTAAAAAACCAGAACCCCATACATCAGAAAAACCTTCAAGCGGACCGAGCATCAATCCAGCAAAGAAACAGAGCAAAATTACTTTTTTGTTGGTAAACACGGTTTTAATATTTGCAAGGGCTGAGGCCTGATAAGCAGGTTTCTCGTCAGGTACAATAAAATAAGTGATGCAAGCAAGAATGAGTCCAACAGCAATGAATACTTCGACTACCATTTTATAACCCACTGCATGACACATATAACTCACAGGACCACCACCATAAACAGCTCCTATCAGTCCTATCATCACAGAAAAACTGAGCATTCGAGAAAAATGCTGTTCCTTGAACGTCATCCGTATTATTTTAAATGTCCCCAAAATTGCAGCTGAAGAGCCAATACCAATGAGCGCCCTTCCTATAAGAGGATAGGCCCAATGGTCAGCAAAAATAAGGGGTAACAATCCAACAACAGGAAGCAAAATGCATAAAGTCATCACTTTTCGTGGACCATAACGATCCAGCATAATCCCAATGGGCAAATGCATTAAAGAATAACCAAGATAATAAACACCAGAAAACTGCCCAAAGACTGTCGCATCAATGTGAAATCGTGATGTGATATCATCCATCATGATATTGGGCATTACTCTGAGAACATATTGATAGGCATAGAATATGGAGGCAACAATCCATACAAACCAGGCAACAATTCGTGATGTAGACATAAAAATCCTCGAAAAAACAAGTAGCCAATTGATGCACAATGACTATAACCTGCGCATCAGTATATTCTAATTCATTTGTTTTGAAATTTTATTGCAAATATAGGCGGTTAATGAATAAATTTGAATTTTAATTTCACTTTATTATTATTTATTGGAATAAAATGCTAATATATAAATTATTTATGTAATTTTTAAAAATTATGGACCGTACAGATAAAAAAATTCTTGATATCCTGCAATCCAATTGCCAAATTAACAACCAAGAACTTGCTGACATGGTGGCTTTATCTCCTTCCCCTTGTCTTCGCCGAGTTAAGTTGTTAGAAGATCAGGGGTACATCAAGAAAAAGGTTGCCCTTCTTGAACCTGAAAAAATAGGTTTAAAATTATCCGTGATTGTTTTGGTTGGATTAAACAGTCATCAGCCTTCCGTGATGAATCAGTTTGAAGAAGAGGTGCGTTTTCTTCCTGAAATAGTTCAGTGTTATTTAATCACCGGACAATCAGCAGATTACGTATTGAAAGTGATTGTACCTGATCTCAATGCCTATCAATCTTTTTTATTAGATAAACTAACACGTATCAATGGGGTAACCAGCGTACAATCCAGTTTTATATTGAGAACCATTTGCGAGACAACAACGCTGCCATTAGATCATCTTGACTAGATGCCAAGGACTGCTTTTAAGCCTTACTTTGCCTGCATAAAATTGTTGATTAGGACAATCATGGCCAGACCCAGGATTGTCCTCTCTTAAAGCACCTCTTTTTCTATTCTCTCAATCATCACCTCAAATAAAGTTTCAGTAATTTGCTTTCTTTATAGACCCAAGGTATACAATTTAAGTAATACTTACTGTGACTCATTGAATAATAGCGATACATTGCGGAGCGTAGATGCTTTGGCCAAACCGCATATATGTCATTGAATAAAAAGGAAATAATAGATGACAAAAACAGTTGACTTTTTACTTGTTGGCGGGGGACTTTCCTGCGCATTTAGTGCCGACACTTTGAGAAAGGAAGGTGCCAATGGCAAAATCACCATTCTATCGGAAGAGAGTTTTCTCCCCTACCTCCGTCCGCAACTCGCTAGAGGATTTTTGAGTGGAGCACGAAAAAAAGAACACATGGTTTTATTCGATGAAGACTATTATAAAAGAAATGAGATCGAGGTTCTGCTCAATACCAAAGTGCTATC
Encoded here:
- the argE gene encoding acetylornithine deacetylase; this encodes MNTLDWLKKLIALDTTSRNSNLSLIETLANALNDHQINPILIHDDKGVKANLLASIPSRYGRLDGGLILSGHTDTVPVDGQTWDSDPFQATVKDEKVFGRGACDMKGFIAVVMNLIPQFKTLNLDFPIHFAFSYDEEIGCLGAPSLIERMTQLNYKPQACIVGEPTSMKPVIGHKGIQCYRCHIHGVAAHSSLTPQGCNAIEHAASLITYLRTIAHHLKSQGHRDGAYDVPYTTISTNLIQGGNAYNTIPSLCEFIFEIRNLVADNPDELHQQIVEYIETQLLPTLRKEQLNTNITLERLANAPGLDTPPSEPIVRAAQLICDNEQLLKVAYATEAGLFQNAKIPTIVCGPGSIEHAHRANEFVSLEQLHRCEQFIVKFLHSPFLNSVN
- a CDS encoding AMP-binding protein is translated as MITKNLIYSNRFNGVQNPTLVLANKSVSCDELENIANGFAHFLTETGLEGERIVFMLPNSVEIISIYLGCFKAGCIAMPINRRYAPPVPYLKELEALHNSSASVFS
- a CDS encoding MFS transporter; amino-acid sequence: MSTSRIVAWFVWIVASIFYAYQYVLRVMPNIMMDDITSRFHIDATVFGQFSGVYYLGYSLMHLPIGIMLDRYGPRKVMTLCILLPVVGLLPLIFADHWAYPLIGRALIGIGSSAAILGTFKIIRMTFKEQHFSRMLSFSVMIGLIGAVYGGGPVSYMCHAVGYKMVVEVFIAVGLILACITYFIVPDEKPAYQASALANIKTVFTNKKVILLCFFAGLMLGPLEGFSDVWGSGFLKQVYGLNTSTANYLPSMIFIGMCFGSPILSLIAEKTGYYLGTIIAAGITMFVVFSLLIAGMLTVSSITISFILVGMCCAYQILAIYKVSTFVPEHLAGLTTAIANMIIMIFGYAFHSVIGFVINANGGIREANAFVYGVGVIPVTLAMGVIGFLFLTYRENYGSAKLYPVESPT
- a CDS encoding Lrp/AsnC family transcriptional regulator; translated protein: MDRTDKKILDILQSNCQINNQELADMVALSPSPCLRRVKLLEDQGYIKKKVALLEPEKIGLKLSVIVLVGLNSHQPSVMNQFEEEVRFLPEIVQCYLITGQSADYVLKVIVPDLNAYQSFLLDKLTRINGVTSVQSSFILRTICETTTLPLDHLD